A stretch of DNA from Anaerobacillus isosaccharinicus:
AGGTAATGGTTAAATTTGAACAAGAAAAACTTGATAAATATCCATTCGATGAAACTGAATTCCGCAACCTTTTAGATGCTCATGGTGATTCTCTTCTAGTTGTGTCTGATGAAGACCTTCTAAAGATACATATTCATGCAGAACAGCCAGGAGACGTCATTACTCATGCTCAAAAATATGGTAGTCTACTAAATGTAAAAATTGAAAACATGCGTGAACAACATACTCATTTACTAGAAGAAACTAAAGCAGTGTATGAGCAAAAACCTGTAGCGAAAAAGCCTCTTGCTGAGTTTGGGATTATAACAGTTGCAATGGGAGACGGAATTGCTAAAATGTTCAAGAGCTTAGGTGCTGGTGTCGTTATTGAAGGTGGACAAACGATGAATCCTAGTACTGAAGATTTTGTAAAAGCAATTTCAGAGGTACATGCTAAGAAAGTTATTATTTTACCAAATAACAGCAATATAATTATGGCTGCTGAGCAAGCAGCGTCAGTTGTTGAAGAAGAGGTCGTTGTCGTTACTTCGAAAACGGTTCCACAAGGACTTGCTGCCTTATTAGCATTTAACCCTGGTTCTAGTCTTCAAATGAATGCAAAAGACATGAAAGAGGCCTTGTCAGCAGTAAAAACTGGACAAGTAACATTTGCAGTTCGTGATACAAGTCTAGACGGTATTGAGATAAAGAAAGATGATTTCATGGGTATCGCCGAAAAGAAAATAGTTTCTTCTGGACCTGACCGACAAACAGTAACTGAAAAGTTGTTAGAAACAATGATTGATGAAGATTCAGAAATTTTAACAATTATTCGTGGCGAAGATACGACAGAAGCTGAGACTGAAGAACTCGTTACTTTCGTTGAAGAGCGGTTTTCGGACGTTGAGGTAGAGATCTACGAAGGAAACCAACCGTTATATTCCTACATTTTTTCTGTTGAATAATAGTAAGGGGGATGCTTATGGCCAAAGTTAAAATTATTACTGATAGTACCGCAGATATTCCAAGTTCTATTGTTGAAGAACTCGACATTACAGTTGTACCTCTGAAGGTTTTGTTTGGTGAAGAAACGTTTGAAGATGGTGTTGACATAAATGCGACTCAATTTTATGAAAAATTAGCTTCGGAACAAGTAATTCCAACAACTTCTCAGCCTACACCTTATCAATTCGAAGAGGTATATAAAGAAGTTGCCAGAGAAGAAGAAACACAAATTATTTCAATTCATTTATCTGCAAAGCTAAGTGGTACGTATCAGTCGGCATTTATAGCTAAAGACATGGTTAAGGACCAAATTGATGTTACAGTTGTTGATTCCAAAAGGGCCTCCTACGCGATTGGAATAATCGTTGTGGAAGTCGCTCGCTTAGCGAAATCAGGAGCAACAAAGGAACAATGTTTAACTAGGTTAGACGAATTACTAAGTACATCAGTTATTTACTTTATGGTAGATACGTTGGAATTTTTACAAAAAAATGGGCGTATCGGCAAAGCATCTGCATTATTTGGTTCATTATTAAAAATTAAACCAATTCTTTCTTTAAATAGTGATGGAGAAGTTTTCCCATTTGATAAAGTACGTGGTCAGAAAAAAGCTTTAGCAAAAGTTTATGATTTTTTTGATAAAGACTTTGGAACACAACCAATTCATGTTGGGATCTCCCATGCCAATGCTATGGACGTAGCTACGGAAATAATGTTAGAGATGAAAAGTCGCTTTAACGTTAAGTCGGATATCATTACTGAAATTGGTCCAGTTATCGGCGCTCATGTTGGCCCTGGGGCAATTGCTGTTACAGTTGCATTAGCAAAATAAATAAAATATAAAAAGAGGTGTTATTCTTCGTATTTTGCAGCAAATAGTCGATGTTGCTGTGAAATACGGATGTATAACACCTTTTTTTCGAAAATATTCTAACGGATTGAAGTGGGAAGTAGCAATTTTTATCTCAAAGAACATTACTTATTGAGGCATCTATGGCGTTTGGACTTTCTTGATGAAAATATTATTCTAATATACATAATTATGTTTTTGATAACAAAACGCTCAATTTAGATTATAATAGTATTACCTATAGATATGTTAGAAATGAAATCAAGTTGGGGGTTTTATTATGAAATATAGAACAGTCTTTGATATTATTGGTCCGATTATGATTGGCCCATCAAGCTCACACACTGCCGGAGCAGCCAGAATTGGCAGAGTAGCAAGAACGTTACTAGGAAAACAACCTAAATGGGCTGAAATTTCTTTTTACGGTTCGTTCGCAAAAACCTATAAAGGACACGGAACTGACGTGGCTATCGTAGGTGGATTGTTAGACTTCGATACATTCGATCAACGAATTAAGAATTCATTGCAAATTGCTAAGGATTTAGGAATTGATATAAAAATAGTAGTTGAGGATGCAGTGACTGATCATCCTAATACTGCAAAAATAAAACTTGGAACAAATGAGCAAGACGCTATTGAATTAGTTGGGATTTCTATTGGTGGTGGTAAAATTGAAATTATTGAGTTAAATAGTTTTGAGTTAAGGCTTTCAGGAAATCACCCAGCCATCTTAGTTGTTCATGATGATCGTTTTGGAGTAATTGCCGCAGTTTCCAATGTTTTAGCTAAACATGAAATTAATATTGGGCATATGGAAGTTTCACGAAAGGAAAAAGGGAAAGAAGCATTAATGGTCATTGAGGTCGACCACAATGTTTTAGATCACCTTTTAGATGAAGTCGCATCATTACCGAATATTATTAAAGTAACAAAAATTCACGATTAGCCATATGAATTATGAATTATGAATTATGAATTATGAATTATGAATTATGAATTATGAATTATGAATTATGAATTATGAATTATGAATTATGAATTATGAATTATGAATTATGAATTATGAAAGAAGTTTGTGAAAAAATCACTAATGGACGTATTAGTATTAGTATTAGTAATAGTATTAAATAATAAAAAGAGAAATGATAAAAATAGAGAGTAAAATATGGAGGTATTTACATGTTTCGTAACGTGGCAGAGCTTGTTGAATTAGCGGAGAATGAAAACATCAAAATCTCTGATATTATGATAAGACAAGAAATGGAAATTACTGAAAGAAGTTTTGATGATATTTTTGCACAAATGGATCGGAATTTAGTTGTAATGGAAGAAGCAATTGAACGAGGGATAAATGAAGACGTGAAATCTGTTTCAGGATTAACTGGTGGCGATGCGGTTCTATTGCAAAAATATTTAAAAAGTGGAAAGTCACTAGCAGGAGAGTTTCATTTGGATGCGGTTAGTAAAGCGATCGCAACTAATGAAGTAAATGCAGCAATGGGTACGATTTGTGCAACACCTACTGCGGGTTCAGCTGGAGTTGTTCCAGGGACGTTATTTGCCTTAAAACACAAAGTTAACCCAACTAGAGAACAAATGGTGCGTTACTTATTTACTAGTGGAGCATTCGGTCTTGTTGTTGCAAATAATGCCTCAATTTCAGGCGCCGCTGGTGGTTGCCAAGCAGAAGTAGGGTCAGCGACTGGAATGGCTGCTGCGGCTATTGTTGAGCTTATGGGTGGAACGCCCAATCAATCGGCGCATGCAATGGCCATTGCACTAAAAAACATGTTAGGCCTTGTTTGTGACCCTGTCGCAGGTCTAGTTGAAGTTCCTTGTGTGAAGCGAAACGCCATGGGTGCGTCTAATGCGATTATTGCAGCTGATATGGCACTAGCTGGAATAGAAAGTCGTATTCCTTGTGATGAAGTGATTGATGCGATGTACAAAATTGGTCAATCGATGTCAATGGATTTAAAAGAAACTGCCGGGGGAGGTTTAGCGGCTACGCCAACAGCGAGAGCACTACAAGCAAAGATATTTGGATTTAGCCAAGAAAAATAACATGTTAAATAGCCCAACTACTGTTGTAAAAGGAATTGGAGAAGAAAAAGCAAAAGATCTGTATGAACTTGGAATATATACTGTCAAAGATCTACTCGAATACTTTCCGTTTCGATATGAAGATTATCGGCCAAAAGAAATACAAGAATTAAAACACGAAGAAAGAGCAACAATTATAGGTTTGGTTCAAAGTGAAAGTGTTGTGCGTTTCTTTGGTAGAAAAAAATCAAAACTTTCTGTGCGAATATTAGCAGGAAATGTCCTACTAACAGCCGTATTTTTTAATCAGCATTACTTAAAAACAAAATTAGTTCTAGGAGCAACTGTCACGTTAACAGGGAAATGGGATCAGCATCGACTTACGCTAACTGTAAATGAATGTAAATTTACAGTCGCCGAACCACAAGAAAGCTACGATCCTGTTTATTCTGTAGGCGGAAAAATCACTGTAAAAGCATTGAAGAAAATGATTGCCAGTGCCATGGAACAATACGGACATTTGATTCCTGAAATCCTCCCTCCAGTCTTTTTACAAAAGTATAAGTTGGTTGAGAGAAAGTATGCAATCCATAAACTTCACTATCCAAAGAGTTTTGAAGATGCCAAGCATGCCAGAAGAAGAATGGTCTATGAAGAATTTCTTTTATTTCAGTTAAAAATGCAGGCGTTACGAAAGTTTCACCGCGAAAATAGCGGTGGAACTGCTATTACATACAAAAGAGAAGAAGTAGAGGTATTTATTAGTACATTGCCTTTCCCACTTACTAGTGCGCAACAACGGGTGGTAAGAGAAATTTTAACAGATATGCAGTCAAGTTATCGGATGAATCGTTTGTTACAAGGAGACGTTGGTTCAGGTAAAACAGTTGTTGCTGCTATTTGCCTTTATGCCTCTGTAACAGCTTCTCTCCAAGGGGCCTTAATGGTACCTACGGAAATTCTAGCTGAACAACATGCCCACTCTTTAAAACAATTGCTAGAACCTTTGAACGTCAAAGTTGAGTTATTGACAGGATCAGTGAAAGGAAAGAAACGTAAAGAATTACTTCAACGCCTAGAAACTGGGGAGTTACAAGTGATTGTCGGTACCCATGCTTTAATTCAGGATGAAGTTGTGTTTCGCCGCTTAGGTCTAGTTATTACTGATGAACAGCATCGCTTTGGTGTTGAGCAAAGACGAACTTTACGGAATAAAGGTCAAAACCCGGATGTCTTATTTATGACGGCGACCCCAATTCCACGGACGCTTGCCATCTCAATTTTTGGTGATATGGATGTATCGACAATTGATGAAATGCCTGCAGGCCGTAAACCGATTGAAACCTATTGGGCCAAGCATCATATGCTTGAAAGAGTTCTGGGATTTGTTCAAAAAGAACTAGCAAAAGGTAGACAAGCGTATGTAATCTGTCCTCTCATTGAGGAATCTGAAAAGCTAGATGTTCAAAATGCCATTGACGTTCATGCTCAACTTCAACAGTTTTTTAATGATTATCAAGTTGGGTTAATGCACGGCAGGTTGACTCCTTCTGACAAAGATGCGGTCATGCAACGGTTTAGTAAAAATGAAGTACAGATTCTTGTTTCAACGACGGTTGTAGAAGTAGGTGTCAATGTTCCTAATGCAACGATGATGGTCATTTATGATGCTGAGAGATTCGGCTTATCTCAACTTCACCAACTGAGGGGGCGAGTTGGGCGTGGTGATGCTCAATCGTATTGTGTATTATTAGCTGATCCTAAGTCTGATGTTGGAAAAGAACGAATGAAAATCATGACTGAAACTAATGATGGATTTGAGTTATCGCAAAGAGATCTGGAATTGAGGGGTCCAGGAGATTTTTTTGGATCGAAACAAAGTGGACTACCTGAGTTTAAAATAGCGGATATGATTCATGACTACCGCGCCTTAGAAGTAGCTAGAAATGACGCGGTAGAACTAGTTTCTTCGTCTACATTTTGGAATAGTCCTGAGTACAAGTATTTAGTGATGCATTTAGAAGAACAAGGGGTACTAGCTGGGGATAAAATGGATTAACGTAGATTTTATTATTGAAATCTATTGTTAATTTTTATATACTACTTTTAGTACCTAGTCATAGAAGCGTGGAAGGTGTAGAAAGAATGAGACGATCGAAAAAAGAACGACAGCAATTACTTAAGCAAAAAATAACGGAAAATCCATTTGTAACAGATGAAGCATTAGCAGATTTTTTTCACGTTAGTGTTCAAACGATACGCTTAGATCGATTAGAGCTTTCCATACCAGAATTAAGGGAAAGAATTAAACATGTGGCTGAAAAGCAATTTGATACGGTAAAAGCATTACCTATTGAAGAGGTAATTGGAGAAATTATCGACTTACAACTTGATCAAAGGGCAATTTCTATTTTAGATATAGGACCAGAGCATGTTTTTTCGAGAACCAAAATCGCAAGAGGTCATCATGTTTTTGCTCAAGCGAATTCATTAGCAGTTGCGATTATTGATGATGAATTAGCTTTAACAGCAAAGGCTAATGTTCGTTTTACGAGAAGAGTAATTCAAGGTGAGCGCGTTGTTGCAAAAGCGAAAGTTTTAAAACATGAAAAAGAAAGAACAAAAGTAGAAGTAAATAGTTATGTTGAACAAGAGCTAGTTTTCTCAGGTGAATTCCACATGTACCGATCAGATAGGGCTATGGAAGGAGAGAGGGTTGAACATGAGGATAGCAATTGATGCAATGGGTGGTGATCACGCCCCTAAGGAAGTTGTAAAGGGTGCTATGGCAGCCGTAAAGGAATATGAAAATATAGATATAGTTCTTGTAGGTAATGAGAGTGCAATAAAAGAGCATCTTACTGACCAGACAAGAATAACGATTATACATACAGACGAAAAGATTGAGTCGTCGGATTCGCCGGTTACCGCAATTCGTCGCAAAAAAAATTCATCCATGGTTTTAGCGATAAAAGAAGTAAAAGAAGGACGGGCTGATGCTTGTATTTCAGCTGGGAATACAGGGGCTTTAATGACTGGTGGTGTTTTAATCGTTGGCCGAATTAAGGGAATTGAACGCCCTGCATTGGCCCCAATGCTTCCTACTTTTACAGGAGATGGTTTTTTGCTCATTGATGCTGGTGCTAATATGGATTCTAAACCAGAACACCTTCTCCATTATGGCTTAATGGGAAGTATTTATATGCAAAAGGTTCGTAATATCGAAAGTCCAAGAGTAGGACTTTTGAATGTAGGAACTGAAGACGACAAAGGAACAGAATTAACGAAACAAGCATTTGCCTTATTGAAGGAGGCACCAATTAATTTTGTTGGAAATGTTGAAGCAAGAGATTTGTTAGAAGGTGTAGCTGATGTAGTTGTTTGCGACGGTTTTTCAGGAAACGTTGTTTTGAAAACAGTTGAAGGAACTGCGCTATCTTTATTTTCATTATTGAAAAAAGAATTAACAAGTACATTTTTCAATAAATTAGCAGCTGGTGCCCTAAAGCCTAGCTTTAAGAAAATTAAAGAAAAAATGGATTACACAGAGTATGGCGGAGCAGGTCTTTTTGGTTTGCAAGCTCCGATTATTAAAGCTCATGGTTCTTCTAATGAGACAGCAATTTTAAATTCGATCAGACAAACTCGGTTAATGCTTGAGGAAAAAGTAGTAGAAACGATAAAAGCAGAAGTAATAAAAAGAGAAATTTAGAATATGAGGAGGGGGATTTAAATGGGGAAAATTGCATTTATTTTTCCGGGACAAGGTTCTCAAGCAGTAGGGATGGGGAAGGCGTTAGCGGATTCAAATGATGCAGTAGCTGCCATTTTTAAAAGAGCAGACGAACGTCTTGAAACACAGCTTTCAAAAATTATTTTTGAAGGTCCTGAAGAAGAATTAACGTTAACGACAAATACCCAACCAGCTTTGCTTACTACAAGTATCGCAATTTTAGAAGCATTTAAAGAAGCTGGTATTACGGCAGATTTTGTGGCTGGGCACAGCTTAGGTGAATACAGTGCTTTAGTAGCTGCAGAAGCAATTTCTTTTGAGGATGCGGTTTACGCAGTCCGTAAGCGTGGTGCCTTTATGGAAGCGGCAGTTCCAGCAGGTCTTGGTGCAATGGCAGCAATACTTGGAATGGAGCGTCAATTACTTAAAGAAGTGACAGAAGAGATTTCTCTAAAGGGTCATCCAGTAGAGTTAGCAAATTTAAATTGCCCTGGTCAAATTGTTATTTCTGGATCAAAAGAAGGTGTTGCAAAAGCAGCAGAAGTTGCAAAAGAAAAAGGTGCAAGACGAATTATTCCATTGCAAGTGAGCGGTCCATTCCATTCATCTTTAATGAAGCCAGCAGCAGAAAGATTGGCAGAAGTTTTAAATTCAATTGACATTCAAGATGCTAAAATCCCTGTTATTGCTAATGTTTGTGCGACTGCAGTCACTAGTGGTGAAGCGATTAAGGAAAATCTAGTCCAACAAGTGTTTTCTCCTGTTTTATGGGAAGACACTGTAAACTATTTATTAAACGAAGGTGTAGATACGTTCATAGAAATTGGTTCAGGTAACGTTTTATCAGGTCTTGTAAAAAAAATAGACCGCAAAGTAAATGTTCATGCCGTTAATGACGGTGAGACAATGGTTAAAACCATTGAGAGCTTAAAGGGAGGCAATGCTTCATGCTAAAAGGAAAATCAGCTCTTGTAACAGGAGCGTCAAGAGGAATTGGAAGAGCAATTGCTATCGAATTGGCTAGACAAGGAGTTAATGTTGCTGTAAACTTTGCAGGAAACGCAGAAAAAGCTGAAGAAGTGGTGGCTGAAATTAAAGCTCTTGGCTCCCAAGCATTTGCAATTAAAGCAGATGTCGCAAATTCAGAAGAAGTTGCGGCGATGGTAAAAGAAACTGTTGATGCTTTTGGTTCTCTAGATATTCTGGTTAATAATGCAGGTATTACACGAGACGGATTAATCATGAGAATGAAGGAAGACGATTGGGATGCGGTAATTAACACAAACTTAAAAGGTGTTTTTAATTGCGCAAAAGCTGTTACAAGGCAGATGATGAAACAACGTTATGGAAGAATTATTAACATTTCATCAGTGGTTGGGGTTCTAGGTAACGCTGGTCAAGCCAACTATGTTGCTGCTAAAGCAGGAGTGATTGGTCTAACAAAAACACTAGCTAGAGAACTTGCTAATCGTAATATTAACGTTAATGCCGTTGCACCCGGTTTTATCGAGACGGATATGACAAATGAATTATCCGAAGATATTAAGCAAGAATTATTAAAACAAATTCCACTTGCTAAATTAGGCAAGGCAGAAGATATTGCAGCAGTCGTTCGCTTTCTCGTTAGTGAAGATGCAAATTACATGACAGGCCAGACATTGCATGTTGATGGCGGAATGGTAATGTAGGAATAAATTGTGAATTGAATTATTTTATCCTATAATGTTTACATAGGCTTGCCTTACACTTTACATTATAGTTAAAATATTATTTTCTCTTGAGAGGAGGTGACCCCATGGCAGACGTATTATCACGTATTACAAAAATCATCGTAGATCGTCTTGGAGTTGAAGAAGCTGAAGTTAAACTTGAAGCAACTTTTAAAGAAGATTTAGGAGCAGATTCACTAGATGTAGTAGAATTAGTGATGGAGCTTGAAGATGAGTTCGATTTAGAAATTTCTGATGAAGATGCAGAAAAAATTGCTACTGTTAAAGATGTTGTTGACTACATAAACAGCCACCAGTAGGTTATTAGAAGATGATTTAGAGTAGGTTATTGTTAACCTCGCTTTAAATCATCTTCCTATATTTTTAAAAAGACTTAAATACGAGTCTTTACAT
This window harbors:
- a CDS encoding DegV family protein, which translates into the protein MAKVKIITDSTADIPSSIVEELDITVVPLKVLFGEETFEDGVDINATQFYEKLASEQVIPTTSQPTPYQFEEVYKEVAREEETQIISIHLSAKLSGTYQSAFIAKDMVKDQIDVTVVDSKRASYAIGIIVVEVARLAKSGATKEQCLTRLDELLSTSVIYFMVDTLEFLQKNGRIGKASALFGSLLKIKPILSLNSDGEVFPFDKVRGQKKALAKVYDFFDKDFGTQPIHVGISHANAMDVATEIMLEMKSRFNVKSDIITEIGPVIGAHVGPGAIAVTVALAK
- a CDS encoding DAK2 domain-containing protein; amino-acid sequence: MTVKSLEAEKLAQMFIEGANNLTQNVKLVDSLNVFPVPDGDTGTNMNLSITSGVKEVQKQLPEHVGKVAGAFAKGLLMGARGNSGVILSQLFRGFSKAVEGKATLNAQQFAEAFGAGVDMAYKAVMKPVEGTILTVAKDSAKKAQDAAKRSDDIIAIMEATLKEAKASLERTPDLLPVLKEVGVVDSGGKGLVIIYEGFLAVLKGEKIVDLVQTSVSMDDLVKVEHHNAQSHMSTEDIEFGYCTEVMVKFEQEKLDKYPFDETEFRNLLDAHGDSLLVVSDEDLLKIHIHAEQPGDVITHAQKYGSLLNVKIENMREQHTHLLEETKAVYEQKPVAKKPLAEFGIITVAMGDGIAKMFKSLGAGVVIEGGQTMNPSTEDFVKAISEVHAKKVIILPNNSNIIMAAEQAASVVEEEVVVVTSKTVPQGLAALLAFNPGSSLQMNAKDMKEALSAVKTGQVTFAVRDTSLDGIEIKKDDFMGIAEKKIVSSGPDRQTVTEKLLETMIDEDSEILTIIRGEDTTEAETEELVTFVEERFSDVEVEIYEGNQPLYSYIFSVE
- the recG gene encoding ATP-dependent DNA helicase RecG encodes the protein MLNSPTTVVKGIGEEKAKDLYELGIYTVKDLLEYFPFRYEDYRPKEIQELKHEERATIIGLVQSESVVRFFGRKKSKLSVRILAGNVLLTAVFFNQHYLKTKLVLGATVTLTGKWDQHRLTLTVNECKFTVAEPQESYDPVYSVGGKITVKALKKMIASAMEQYGHLIPEILPPVFLQKYKLVERKYAIHKLHYPKSFEDAKHARRRMVYEEFLLFQLKMQALRKFHRENSGGTAITYKREEVEVFISTLPFPLTSAQQRVVREILTDMQSSYRMNRLLQGDVGSGKTVVAAICLYASVTASLQGALMVPTEILAEQHAHSLKQLLEPLNVKVELLTGSVKGKKRKELLQRLETGELQVIVGTHALIQDEVVFRRLGLVITDEQHRFGVEQRRTLRNKGQNPDVLFMTATPIPRTLAISIFGDMDVSTIDEMPAGRKPIETYWAKHHMLERVLGFVQKELAKGRQAYVICPLIEESEKLDVQNAIDVHAQLQQFFNDYQVGLMHGRLTPSDKDAVMQRFSKNEVQILVSTTVVEVGVNVPNATMMVIYDAERFGLSQLHQLRGRVGRGDAQSYCVLLADPKSDVGKERMKIMTETNDGFELSQRDLELRGPGDFFGSKQSGLPEFKIADMIHDYRALEVARNDAVELVSSSTFWNSPEYKYLVMHLEEQGVLAGDKMD
- the fapR gene encoding transcription factor FapR, which encodes MRRSKKERQQLLKQKITENPFVTDEALADFFHVSVQTIRLDRLELSIPELRERIKHVAEKQFDTVKALPIEEVIGEIIDLQLDQRAISILDIGPEHVFSRTKIARGHHVFAQANSLAVAIIDDELALTAKANVRFTRRVIQGERVVAKAKVLKHEKERTKVEVNSYVEQELVFSGEFHMYRSDRAMEGERVEHEDSN
- the sdaAB gene encoding L-serine ammonia-lyase, iron-sulfur-dependent subunit beta, producing the protein MKYRTVFDIIGPIMIGPSSSHTAGAARIGRVARTLLGKQPKWAEISFYGSFAKTYKGHGTDVAIVGGLLDFDTFDQRIKNSLQIAKDLGIDIKIVVEDAVTDHPNTAKIKLGTNEQDAIELVGISIGGGKIEIIELNSFELRLSGNHPAILVVHDDRFGVIAAVSNVLAKHEINIGHMEVSRKEKGKEALMVIEVDHNVLDHLLDEVASLPNIIKVTKIHD
- the fabD gene encoding ACP S-malonyltransferase, whose product is MGKIAFIFPGQGSQAVGMGKALADSNDAVAAIFKRADERLETQLSKIIFEGPEEELTLTTNTQPALLTTSIAILEAFKEAGITADFVAGHSLGEYSALVAAEAISFEDAVYAVRKRGAFMEAAVPAGLGAMAAILGMERQLLKEVTEEISLKGHPVELANLNCPGQIVISGSKEGVAKAAEVAKEKGARRIIPLQVSGPFHSSLMKPAAERLAEVLNSIDIQDAKIPVIANVCATAVTSGEAIKENLVQQVFSPVLWEDTVNYLLNEGVDTFIEIGSGNVLSGLVKKIDRKVNVHAVNDGETMVKTIESLKGGNASC
- the acpP gene encoding acyl carrier protein — translated: MADVLSRITKIIVDRLGVEEAEVKLEATFKEDLGADSLDVVELVMELEDEFDLEISDEDAEKIATVKDVVDYINSHQ
- the plsX gene encoding phosphate acyltransferase PlsX, with amino-acid sequence MRIAIDAMGGDHAPKEVVKGAMAAVKEYENIDIVLVGNESAIKEHLTDQTRITIIHTDEKIESSDSPVTAIRRKKNSSMVLAIKEVKEGRADACISAGNTGALMTGGVLIVGRIKGIERPALAPMLPTFTGDGFLLIDAGANMDSKPEHLLHYGLMGSIYMQKVRNIESPRVGLLNVGTEDDKGTELTKQAFALLKEAPINFVGNVEARDLLEGVADVVVCDGFSGNVVLKTVEGTALSLFSLLKKELTSTFFNKLAAGALKPSFKKIKEKMDYTEYGGAGLFGLQAPIIKAHGSSNETAILNSIRQTRLMLEEKVVETIKAEVIKREI
- the sdaAA gene encoding L-serine ammonia-lyase, iron-sulfur-dependent, subunit alpha, with product MFRNVAELVELAENENIKISDIMIRQEMEITERSFDDIFAQMDRNLVVMEEAIERGINEDVKSVSGLTGGDAVLLQKYLKSGKSLAGEFHLDAVSKAIATNEVNAAMGTICATPTAGSAGVVPGTLFALKHKVNPTREQMVRYLFTSGAFGLVVANNASISGAAGGCQAEVGSATGMAAAAIVELMGGTPNQSAHAMAIALKNMLGLVCDPVAGLVEVPCVKRNAMGASNAIIAADMALAGIESRIPCDEVIDAMYKIGQSMSMDLKETAGGGLAATPTARALQAKIFGFSQEK
- the fabG gene encoding 3-oxoacyl-[acyl-carrier-protein] reductase; translation: MLKGKSALVTGASRGIGRAIAIELARQGVNVAVNFAGNAEKAEEVVAEIKALGSQAFAIKADVANSEEVAAMVKETVDAFGSLDILVNNAGITRDGLIMRMKEDDWDAVINTNLKGVFNCAKAVTRQMMKQRYGRIINISSVVGVLGNAGQANYVAAKAGVIGLTKTLARELANRNINVNAVAPGFIETDMTNELSEDIKQELLKQIPLAKLGKAEDIAAVVRFLVSEDANYMTGQTLHVDGGMVM